One Kwoniella dejecticola CBS 10117 chromosome 11, complete sequence DNA segment encodes these proteins:
- a CDS encoding ATP-dependent protease La, with amino-acid sequence MTTPLLPSSLPLIPLRPPQVLFPHLRASIPLSSTQLALVLDAVQSNLGGKGGNGERGIVGVVPVADHDRRVGRWGCAARIKSIQKSSDEDDSYILLAEGLTRIRLPRSLPPVLSILPSIPLPTSPYSLAIPATIPSTTDLLPLALRLLPEQLHSRVTALPASLLADILVTILGVEWDLKVELLGIPDIEARCTRVKEILLDLLNNRGIKSSEGSIDQKQENPLKSNALILRPKQPLTLSSSSRTPKSTADPSKFGDTVPEDLKPLFELYQSRSSELSKNAIETVDRELKRLCKIPPQSAEYGVARTYIEWILALPFKRVSENYEINLKQARKRLDEDHEGLEKVKKRVVEYLAVYRLKRQLFLESQEKKKLLNSPTAAEDGKPKSAEKLDEEVENNLLQLIPASERQNAQPTEGHTNNKNDDEPPTDVYRDKGPILLLVGPPGVGKTSIAKSLADSLGRKFHRISLGGVRDEAEIRGHRRTYVGALPGLLVQAMRKVRVSNPLILLDELDKVGHGGFHGDPSAALLEALDPAQNWNFHDHYLGDVPIDLSQVLFIATANQLDSISWPLLDRCEVIECSGYITPEKVAIAKKFLLPKQIKECGLDSSQIQVDEGVLEKLVVDYTREAGVRNLERQIGKLCRSKAVEYSISREPNESTISREAYEPTIASSDIERILGVSHHSRERPESDVRPGVVNGLSYSGSGNGNLLIIETLLVPGGSGRLVTTGRLGEVFRESIELCLTWVKSRSLSLGITNTPSENPLKGYNVHYHIPEGAIRKDGPSAGIATVLAFVSLLTGRPVSSEIAMTGEMSLRGSCLRIGGVKEKVIGAHRAGVKKIILPRTNRPDVMADVPELVKKDIEFVFVDKIEQAIEEVWGKEIWAGGEGASAKVDARL; translated from the exons ATGACAACACCTCTCTTACCCTCTTCGCTCCCGCTCATACCCCTTCGTCCACCCCAAGTACTCTTCCCACACTTACGAGCTTCTATACCACTCTCATCTACTCAGCTCGCTCTGGTGCTGGATGCCGTGCAATCCAACTTGGGTGGCAAAGGCGGGAATGGCGAAAGAGGTATAGTCGGGGTCGTGCCTGtcgctgatcatgatcggaGGGTAGGAAGATGGGGATGCG CTGCTAGGATCAAGAGTATCCAAAAGAGCTCGGACGAGGATGATTCGTATATCCTGCTTGCCGAGGGATTG ACTCGCATCAGACtacctcgatctcttcctcccgtCTTATCGATCCTTCCCTCGATCCCTCTCCCAACTTCACCCTATTCACTTGCGATCCCTGCGACGATCCCCTCCACCACGGATCTCTTACCTCTCGCACTGCGGCTTCTGCCTGAACAATTGCATTCAAGAGTGACCGCTCTTCCAGCTAGCCTGCTGGCCGATATCCTGGTCACCATTCTGGGCGTGGAATGGGACTTGAAAGTCGAGCTGTTAGGTATACCCGACATCGAAGCGCGTTGCACACGAGTGAAGGAGATCTTACTTGACTTACTCAATAATCGGGGTATCAAAAGCTCAGAAGGCAGTATCGATCAAAAACAAGAAAACCCTTTGAAATCAAACGCCTTGATACTCCGACCTAAACAACCATTGACCTTgtcgtcatcatcgcgaACTCCTAAATCGACTGCAGATCCTTCAAAGTTTGGAGACACCGTACCGGAGGACCTGAAACCTTTGTTCGAGCTATATCAAAGCCGATCTTCTGAATTGTCCAAGAACGCAATCGAGACCGTAGATAGGGAATTGAAGAGGCTCTGTAAAATACCTCCTCAGTCTGCTGAATACGGCGTGGCAAGAACGTATATCGAGTGGATTctcgctttgcctttcaaGAGGGTAAGTGAGAACTACGAGATAAATCTCAAACAAGCGAGAAAAAGGCTGGACGAGGATCACGAGGGTCTAGaaaaagtcaagaagagggTTGTGGAGTATCTGGCAGTCTACAG ATTGAAACGGCAGCTTTTCCTCGAATCtcaggaaaagaagaaactCCTCAATAGCCCGACTGCCGCCGAAGACGGAAAACCCAAATCGGCAGAAAAGCTTGACGAGGAAGTTGAAAACAATCTGCTGCAGCTCATACCTGCATCTGAGAGGCAAAATGCCCAACCGACCGAAGGTCACACGAATAAtaagaatgatgatgagccgCCCACGGATGTGTATAGGGATAAAGGtcctatccttcttcttgtagGACCTCCAGGAGTAGGCAAAAC CTCGATAGCCAAATCTTTGGCCGATTCCCTGGGAAGGAAGTTTCATCGTATATCGCTCGGgggagtgagggatgaggctgagatcAGGGGACATCGAAGAAC GTATGTCGGTGCTTTACCTGGTTTACTCGTACAAGCCATGCGCAAAGTGCGAGTATCGAATCCGCTTATTTTactggacgagctggatAAAG TGGGCCATGGAGGGTTTCATGGCGATCCGTCCGCTGCGTTGCTTGAAGCTTTAGACCCGGCTCAAAACTGGAATTTCCATGATCA TTATCTGGGCGATGTCCCGATCGACCTGTCTCAAGTCTTGTTCATAGCGAcagcaaatcagcttgactcgatcTCTTGGCCACTCCTTGACAGATGCGAAGTGATCGAATGCTCAGGATATATCACACCCGAGAAAGTAGCCATTGCCAAGAAGTTTCTGTTACcgaagcagatcaaggaatgtGGTTTGGACAGTTCCCAGATTCAAGTGGATGAGGGTGTATTAGAGAAACTTGTTGTCGATTACACTAGGGAG GCCGGTGTGAGGAATCTGGAGAGACAGATCGGCAAGTTGTGCAGAAGCAAAGCTGTTGAGTACTCAATATCGAGAGAGCCCAACGAATCAACGATATCGAGAGAAGCGTATGAGCCGACTATCGCATCGAGCGACATTGAGAGGATACTGGGTGTGTCGCATCATAGTAGAGAAAGGCCTGAATCGGATGTCAGACCTGGTGTTGTCAA TGGATTGTCATATAGCGGTTCTGGGAATGGTAACCTGCTTATCATCGAGACTCTGCTTGTACCCGGTGGTTCTGGTAGGCTGGTCACTACCGGCAGATTGGGAGAAGTGTTCAGAGAGAGTATCGAGCTCTGTTTGACATGG GTCAAATCCCGCTCATTGAGCTTAGGAATCACTAATACACCAAGCGAAAATCCGTTGAAAGGGTATAATGTACAT TATCATATACCGGAAGGAGCTATACGGAAAGACGGACCAAGCGCAGGCATCGCCACGGTCCTTGCGTTTGTCAGTCTCCTTACGGGGAGACCTGTCAGTAGTGAGATAGCGATGACAGGCGAGATGTCTTTGAGGGGATCATG TCTCAGAATCGGAGGAGTCAAAGAGAAAGTCATCGGTGCACATAGGGCTGGAGTGAAAAA GATCATCTTACCACGGACCAATCGCCCTGATGTCATGGCAGACGTACCGGaattggtgaagaaggaCATCGAGTTCGTATTCGTTGATAAGATTGAACAGGCGATTGAGGAGGTATGGGGCAAGGAGATCTGGGCAGGAGGGGAGGGGGCGTCCGCGAAAGTTGATGCGCGATTGTAA